In Vibrio hippocampi, a single genomic region encodes these proteins:
- the asd gene encoding aspartate-semialdehyde dehydrogenase — protein MRVGLVGWRGMVGSVLMQRMVEERDFDLIEPVFYSTSQVGIPAPNLGKDAGMLQDAFDIESLKQLDAVVTCQGGSYTERVYPALRQAGWKGYWIDAASTLRMAQDSIITLDPVNLTQIQQGIAKGTNTFVGGNCTVSLMLLGLGGLFEKGLVEWMSSMTYQAASGAGAKNMRELISQMGVVNDAVTSELANPASSILDIDRKVAETLRSSSFPTDQFGVPLAGSLIPWIDVKRDNGQSKEEWKAAVEANKILGLQDSPIAIDGTCVRIGAMRCHAQALTIKLKQNVPMDEIEEIIATHNDWVKVVPNERDITAQELTPAKVTGTMSIPVGRLRKMSMGDDFLNAFTVGDQLLWGAAEPLRRTLRIVLAEKA, from the coding sequence ATGAGAGTTGGTTTAGTAGGTTGGCGTGGCATGGTAGGTTCCGTCCTTATGCAACGCATGGTAGAAGAAAGAGACTTCGATTTGATCGAACCTGTGTTCTACAGCACCTCACAAGTGGGTATCCCAGCTCCAAACTTGGGTAAAGATGCCGGTATGCTACAAGACGCATTCGACATTGAAAGTTTGAAACAACTTGATGCGGTTGTGACATGTCAAGGTGGCAGTTATACAGAGCGTGTCTATCCAGCTTTGCGTCAAGCAGGGTGGAAAGGTTACTGGATTGATGCTGCATCAACACTTCGCATGGCTCAAGACTCTATTATTACGCTTGACCCAGTTAACTTGACGCAGATCCAACAAGGTATCGCCAAAGGCACCAATACCTTTGTGGGCGGCAACTGTACGGTTAGTTTGATGTTGCTCGGTCTTGGCGGTCTGTTTGAGAAAGGTTTGGTTGAGTGGATGTCGTCAATGACCTACCAAGCGGCTTCTGGTGCAGGTGCTAAAAATATGCGCGAGTTGATTTCTCAGATGGGTGTCGTCAACGACGCTGTGACTTCTGAGCTTGCCAATCCAGCCAGTTCGATTCTTGATATTGACCGCAAGGTTGCTGAAACTCTGCGTTCTTCTTCTTTCCCAACCGACCAATTTGGCGTCCCTCTTGCGGGATCATTAATTCCATGGATTGATGTGAAACGTGATAATGGTCAGAGCAAAGAAGAGTGGAAAGCTGCGGTTGAAGCGAACAAAATCCTAGGTCTTCAGGATAGCCCAATTGCGATTGACGGTACCTGTGTTCGAATCGGTGCGATGCGTTGTCACGCTCAAGCATTGACTATCAAGCTGAAACAAAATGTACCGATGGACGAAATTGAAGAGATCATCGCGACGCACAATGATTGGGTTAAGGTGGTTCCAAATGAGCGTGATATTACCGCTCAAGAACTTACCCCAGCGAAAGTCACTGGCACAATGTCAATTCCTGTGGGTCGTCTGCGTAAGATGAGCATGGGCGATGACTTCTTGAATGCGTTTA
- the yejK gene encoding nucleoid-associated protein YejK — MSLNLSNVILHQLAINDQEQLEIHFRQDVLNNDAATENLVAELHRVFNAKSGKGFGAFADDSQFQGWLNELLANNMDFYTFSSESTKRLRDELAKYPFAESGTLVLAQYQSLATDFLFIGLLPSYNSLQVTEGLNIDSIHYLDIAKMDIVARIDLTAYQMDKESNRYLSYIKGRVGRKVADFFLDFLQAEVGLDTKQQNTILMQALDDFCSDSQLDKQETISYKKQAFDYCNEQLKSGDEVQIQELSGELPSNQGASFLDYTQERGYELEQSFPADRATVRKLTKFVGAGGGLNVSFDSLLLGERVFYDPDTDTLTIKGTPPNLKDQLLRNS, encoded by the coding sequence ATGAGTTTGAACTTATCTAACGTAATTTTACACCAATTGGCGATAAATGATCAGGAACAGCTTGAGATCCACTTTCGTCAAGACGTATTAAATAATGATGCGGCAACAGAGAATCTCGTTGCTGAGTTGCATCGCGTCTTCAATGCTAAGTCTGGTAAAGGCTTCGGCGCATTTGCTGATGATAGTCAGTTTCAGGGTTGGCTGAACGAATTGCTAGCCAATAACATGGATTTTTACACTTTCTCTTCTGAAAGTACCAAACGTCTACGTGACGAACTGGCAAAATACCCTTTTGCTGAATCCGGCACATTGGTCTTAGCTCAGTATCAGTCTTTAGCAACAGACTTCCTGTTTATCGGTTTGCTGCCATCATACAATAGCTTGCAGGTAACGGAAGGGTTGAACATTGACTCTATTCATTATCTTGATATTGCTAAAATGGACATTGTTGCGCGCATTGATCTGACCGCTTACCAGATGGATAAAGAGTCCAACCGATATCTTAGCTATATCAAGGGGCGAGTGGGGCGTAAAGTTGCAGACTTCTTCCTTGATTTTTTACAAGCAGAAGTAGGGTTAGACACCAAGCAGCAAAATACCATCTTAATGCAAGCCTTGGATGACTTTTGTAGTGATTCGCAACTCGATAAACAAGAAACCATCAGCTATAAAAAACAGGCTTTTGATTACTGTAATGAGCAGCTTAAATCGGGTGATGAAGTTCAGATTCAAGAGTTATCAGGGGAATTGCCTAGTAACCAAGGCGCGAGTTTCTTAGACTATACCCAAGAGAGAGGGTATGAATTAGAACAAAGTTTCCCCGCTGATCGTGCAACGGTTCGTAAACTGACCAAATTTGTCGGTGCAGGGGGTGGTTTAAACGTCAGCTTTGATAGCTTATTGCTCGGTGAGCGAGTGTTTTACGATCCGGATACGGACACGCTGACCATTAAAGGTACGCCACCTAACCTAAAAGATCAGCTTCTAAGAAACAGTTAA
- a CDS encoding YejL family protein gives MPITSKYTDQQVEEILTEIAAVLDKHGAGPELSLMIVGNIATNVLNQNVAASQRRAIAEKFSSALISSVGE, from the coding sequence ATGCCAATTACTTCAAAATATACCGACCAACAAGTCGAAGAAATCCTGACCGAAATTGCCGCGGTACTAGACAAACATGGCGCGGGTCCAGAACTTTCTCTTATGATTGTTGGTAATATCGCTACCAATGTCTTAAATCAGAATGTTGCTGCTTCACAAAGACGCGCGATTGCGGAAAAATTCTCTAGTGCCCTGATTTCTTCAGTTGGCGAATAA
- a CDS encoding Hpt domain-containing protein gives MLELNRRYFRFVAIALALWLLVVAAVLHYSHKQQQLTDQIEEITLSINELQHKLYLPTTQRVKLIDDIDLERQLLYAQTLQLKSETLSWLGVDITHTVYLLERFMEQLALLLADEVRFSDFIENITVQPDTISPEALGLGNELASVVLNTLYSEVTNPRAVYLRLEQIQHQTYQLPVTEQPRLLQLIAQASSILSQSANTEFLIARTINHPIYNELDRQMKKSQSLLNQQLWMVTLFSGLVMLALLVLVLKSRRDKDNDAEKQDLESQQQAHEPDDRSADLLMAQDIERSEELVRQKLIEHNQELVVLSEEVEQESQRQKQQHNQQTVDSVESSNTKPNKTKPAPRMAIDFDQMLHTLDDDQDSMLLLLNVFISEHSQDVPLFRQTLSEDREKATRVVHTLKGVSGTLFADGLRAIAIELEETLCAGNSVQEEQIIQLEKELDATLGLVHSYIAKHSYIAKHSS, from the coding sequence GTGTTGGAATTAAACCGTCGTTATTTTCGTTTCGTTGCTATTGCATTAGCGCTTTGGTTATTAGTGGTAGCCGCTGTTTTACATTACAGCCACAAACAGCAGCAGCTAACGGATCAGATTGAAGAAATAACACTGAGCATTAATGAATTACAACATAAACTCTACCTACCTACGACTCAGCGTGTAAAGCTGATCGACGACATCGATCTTGAGCGTCAATTGCTTTATGCGCAAACACTCCAGCTAAAATCGGAAACCTTGTCTTGGCTGGGTGTCGATATTACCCATACGGTTTATCTCCTTGAACGTTTTATGGAGCAGTTGGCTCTGCTATTGGCAGACGAAGTGCGCTTTAGTGACTTTATTGAAAATATTACGGTTCAACCAGATACGATTAGCCCTGAAGCGTTGGGGCTAGGCAATGAACTGGCGTCAGTGGTACTCAATACGCTTTATAGTGAGGTAACGAACCCTCGCGCCGTCTATTTGAGGTTAGAGCAGATTCAGCATCAAACTTATCAACTTCCTGTCACCGAACAACCTCGATTATTGCAGTTAATCGCGCAAGCCTCATCAATCCTTTCTCAGTCGGCGAATACGGAGTTTTTGATTGCTCGTACCATCAATCACCCGATATACAATGAACTCGATCGTCAGATGAAAAAGTCTCAATCTCTGCTAAACCAGCAACTTTGGATGGTGACTTTGTTCAGCGGACTGGTCATGTTGGCGTTGTTGGTATTGGTTTTGAAGTCTCGTCGTGACAAGGACAACGATGCAGAGAAACAAGATCTTGAATCACAACAGCAAGCCCATGAGCCCGATGACCGTTCCGCCGATCTCTTGATGGCGCAGGATATTGAGAGAAGTGAAGAGTTGGTTCGCCAAAAGTTGATCGAACATAACCAAGAGCTGGTGGTTTTGTCCGAAGAGGTTGAACAAGAATCACAAAGACAGAAACAGCAACACAATCAACAAACGGTGGATAGCGTAGAATCAAGTAATACCAAGCCAAATAAAACAAAGCCAGCGCCCCGAATGGCGATAGACTTCGACCAGATGCTCCATACGCTGGATGATGATCAAGACTCTATGTTGCTGCTGTTAAATGTCTTTATTTCGGAGCATTCACAGGATGTCCCGCTTTTTCGTCAGACTTTGTCTGAAGATAGAGAAAAGGCAACCCGCGTCGTACACACGTTAAAAGGGGTATCGGGCACCTTATTTGCCGATGGTCTAAGAGCGATAGCGATTGAGCTCGAAGAGACACTTTGTGCCGGTAATTCGGTACAAGAAGAGCAGATTATTCAGTTAGAGAAAGAACTGGATGCCACGCTTGGGTTGGTTCATAGTTACATCGCTAAACATAGTTACATCGCTAAACACAGTTCGTAG